In the Pseudorasbora parva isolate DD20220531a chromosome 5, ASM2467924v1, whole genome shotgun sequence genome, ccTTGGTGCTTATAATGgaaatatcttaaactatctCGGCTGAGATCATGTGGTTTAAAATTAAATCTTGCGCAACGTTTAATTCACGAGGAATTAATGACTTTACATTATAATAGGACACACGCGCCCTCTGTAGGTTCTACATTAGTACTACACTAGTGAAGTCTGCAATTGCTCAactgattgttgtaaaatatgaTTGTTTTCTTCCTGTTCATAGATGATTTCAAACCAGCCTCCATAGACACTACATGTGAGGGGGAGCTGGAAGTGGGCAAAGGAGAGCAAGTTACAATCACACTACCAAATTTGGAGGTAGGTTTGATAATCTTATTCTGCAAAGCAGTTTTTCTATGTAGCACGGATGATTTAGCAGCTGAATCTTTTTCTCTCCCATCAACCTTTACAGGGATCCACAGCACCTGTTACCGTCTTTAAAGGTTCCAAAAGACCTTATATGAAAGAATGTATTCTCATTGTTAACCATGACACAGGGGAGTATCGcctggagaaactcaacagtaACATTGCGGTCAAGAAGACCAGGTAATAATAacgcttttgtgttccatatggatttataattaatttattgatGTGTTCCTTTAAAGCTTATGGTCAGTAAATAAACTGTTATATTATCCTTTCCTTGTAGGGCTGAGGGAAGCAGTAAGATTCAGTCACGGCTGGAGCAGCAAACCAGCAGACTCAGTCAGCAGATGAAGACAGGCAGTGGAAGCAAGGCTCCATCCAGCACCAAGAGCTCTCCTCCCAAGGAGAAAATGTCTCCTTCATCTCCCATGGATGATATTGAGCGAGGTAATGTCTTGCAAAAATCTGGAAGGAATAGCTCAGTTTAGTTCTCATCCAATAGTGCAGTTAAGTCAATAATATTGTTACATTTTgagtgtccccaactaagcaagccagagGCGACAGTAATGAGGAACTCAAACTTGATCAAGTGAAAGAATGAGGGAAAAAAAGTGTGAAAATGTATGATCCATCCACCAAGTCAGAAGTTAGATTGTGGCTTGTGTGCATTCAAATATTTCATCCAGttccttttttggaaaatatttCTTGAATAGGACTTGAATTCTTTCGGGAATCCTTCAGGTTTTCATGTGTTTGTGCAGAGCTCATGGCAGAGGCGCGTGACATGGAGCAGATGAGCAGTGGAGACAGCTCGTCAGATTCCCACAGTTCCTCCTCATCCAGTAGCGGGGACAGTTCCAGCAGCAGCGACTCCGAGGACGAGAGCCGTGCTCCCCCAGCCCCCCCACAGAGCACGTCTGCCCTCAATCCATCTCAAAGCCGCGTGGAAGAGAGCAGCGGGCATTTCATGAACACTCTCAGTGAGTACTCAGGGCTGCTGGGGGATTTTGGTTGGTCTGGTGGTGTCTCTTGTGTGTCTAATATgctaatatttgatttattccAGAAAACGATCTCCAGCTGAGTGAATCTGGGAGTGAAAGTGACGATGACTGACCTCAGATGTGTTGGAAAAATGATGCTCAATGAGAGTCAAGTTTTCAGGAAGTACAGTATCTGCTCACTAGTTAAAATTTTATGTGATACCCGAATCCAAATCCCTATCAACTTTTCAATTATAAAAACTTTTCTTCCCCCTAGTTTTTTAGTAATACTTGCATTAGCACAAGCTGTCATTGAACACAAAGCTGTGGGGTTTGCTGTATTAGTAAATTAAGaaagtatttattttgttgAGTGCTACTACATAGATGTTAGTTTTATAGGAATGTCCTATAGTTGCTTCCTCAAAGGTTATAGAAATATATCTATTTCTGAGATAACTGTGTTTAGAAAGGTCATCATGATCatgttataatatatatatattttctgacGCTTGATATACTCAAGCACGTGATTCAGCAGAATATTATAAGGAGTCTTAAGGAGCATGAGTGCATTAAGGTGCCAAGCTCGGTCTCAGCAATATCAGATATTTACACATTATCCGACCTGCAATACttgaatattttttgttttttggatgatgataatgatgatgattcaAAGACATTTGTTCATAACAAACTGTGCCTTGTTTATGAGGTGTATTTTGAATATCCATCCCATTCTCTTGCATTGAAGTTtacccatttttttaaattcctgCTTGGATTCTTTAAGATGTAATCTCTGTTTAGATGTAGAAGCCTGTGTGTTGTGTATGTCTTACTGTACGCCTCTGGCAGGCCCAAAAGCTACACTCATCACTCTAAAAGGATGTCTTTATCCGGCCTTTCTTGAGCACTAATTGCAAAATATGACGTGCCATCCTATGTGTTATATCAAGGTTGACTGATGTAATAAATGTAGTTCTGTGGAAGGAGTTTGATCAATAAATTTGTGTATACACAAAAAGTTTTTCTATGTTTATTGGTTTATCATTTTATCGTTCTTCATAGAACACCATTTGAACTGCAACGTTTTTAATCTAGATTCATGTTGGCAATGATTAACTTGATCAAGCATTACTCCAATTATATTGACATGCAGTAAATCTTTTTgaacattatttaataattttatgtatttatgaaTTTTTAGATGCAAAGTCTTTAAA is a window encoding:
- the eaf2 gene encoding ELL-associated factor 2, giving the protein MNGTAYSNFDNQEHVLKLGETFEKQPKSAFHTVRYDFKPASIDTTCEGELEVGKGEQVTITLPNLEGSTAPVTVFKGSKRPYMKECILIVNHDTGEYRLEKLNSNIAVKKTRAEGSSKIQSRLEQQTSRLSQQMKTGSGSKAPSSTKSSPPKEKMSPSSPMDDIERELMAEARDMEQMSSGDSSSDSHSSSSSSSGDSSSSSDSEDESRAPPAPPQSTSALNPSQSRVEESSGHFMNTLKNDLQLSESGSESDDD